The Bacteroidales bacterium genome has a segment encoding these proteins:
- a CDS encoding WbuC family cupin fold metalloprotein, whose protein sequence is MIKITDEFIDEFTREAQQSPRRRMNYNFHPNHEDPLHRMLNAMEPGTYVQPHKHENPDKFEIFLALRGRFVVFTFDDSGNITDHIILDSRSGNYGVEISKRTYHTLVSLEPGSVAYEVKEGPYTASTSKNFAPWAPTEGDETAPEYLENLLAAVGLSGS, encoded by the coding sequence ATGATAAAAATAACGGATGAATTTATTGATGAATTTACGCGGGAGGCGCAACAATCGCCGCGCCGACGTATGAACTACAATTTTCATCCAAACCATGAAGACCCGTTGCATCGGATGCTCAATGCCATGGAGCCGGGCACCTACGTGCAACCGCATAAACACGAAAATCCGGATAAATTCGAAATCTTCCTGGCGCTGCGTGGACGGTTTGTAGTTTTTACGTTCGACGATAGTGGGAACATCACCGATCACATCATCCTCGATTCCCGTAGTGGAAATTATGGAGTAGAGATTTCCAAACGCACCTACCACACGCTCGTTTCACTGGAGCCTGGCTCGGTTGCCTATGAGGTGAAAGAAGGACCTTACACCGCCTCCACTTCTAAAAACTTTGCTCCCTGGGCTCCTACCGAAGGTGACGAAACTGCGCCCGAATATCTCGAAAATTTGCTTGCAGCCGTGGGGTTGTCGGGTTCCTAA